The Ketobacter sp. MCCC 1A13808 genomic sequence CTGTGAATCATTTCGTTTAAAAACAATATGTAAACCCTTACCATTTGGCATTGAGCAATAGTCAAGATAAGTGATTGCGCCAAGTGATGATTTAAGGGTTAAGCCCCACTCAAGCAACGCAGTTTTTAAATCATTTTCAACCAAGCTATTATTTAAGGCTAGCGTTTCTTCCTCTGCAGCAACATGCTGTGCTGAAATCAGTGCCCAATCATGATTTTTCGTTTTTGGAACAAGGGAAATATAACTAAAAAAGAGTAAGGCTACACAAGCGGCCGCAACCCATTTTTTCAGTTTGTAGGATTTCTCTAAGTGTTGGTTGAATATTATTTTATCTGATAGTCCTTCAGGAACAGGGACTTCTAATGCCTGTTTAAGCATTTCATTCTGTTTCAATAATACTTTAGAGTAGCGATAACATGCAGCACAGTGCTGTAGGTGCTGATTTACATCAGAATTTGTGAATTCAGGGTTTTCATAAAGAACTCTTCTGATATCGATACACGTTAACTCAGCGTGATTCATGTTGTGCCTCCTCTTTCATATCACTTTCTATGAGGTTTTTTAACCATTGCCTTGCACGAGTAAGGCGCGTCTGTACAGCGCCTGTATTA encodes the following:
- a CDS encoding DUF3379 family protein — protein: MNHAELTCIDIRRVLYENPEFTNSDVNQHLQHCAACYRYSKVLLKQNEMLKQALEVPVPEGLSDKIIFNQHLEKSYKLKKWVAAACVALLFFSYISLVPKTKNHDWALISAQHVAAEEETLALNNSLVENDLKTALLEWGLTLKSSLGAITYLDYCSMPNGKGLHIVFKRNDSQ